A single window of Nicotiana sylvestris chromosome 5, ASM39365v2, whole genome shotgun sequence DNA harbors:
- the LOC138869490 gene encoding uncharacterized protein: MIIAGFTGQLRGWWDNHLSVEEKAFVINATATDEGVDNIGMALVMGRKDAVYTLILTILEHFNGRFTSNHQTIRTLLNGLRCKTLSEFRWYKDTFMSRVMELPDNKFEHWKAKFIDGLPSLFAERVRNVLKGSCGEILYNNYTYGKLIGVCTEEGLKLCNELRLSRQLKIDKLKVKSQLGDFCTQFDLPETSTQNRKKKTKYHRYPYPDSPYKKKRSRYRPKEERDTKKAHRKSTRFAKNRSKSDLADIKCYKCGKFGHISPNCKLQKLKTLELDDELHDKVYEWTHRGSPGAEVGEDLPLVGLILKDRHTDPH, encoded by the coding sequence ATGATCATTGCAGGATtcactggccaacttcgtggctggtgggacaatcatttatctgtagaagaaaaggctttcgttattaatgctacggcaaccgacgaaggtgttgataacataggtatggctctagtaaTGGGTAGGAAAGATGCAGTTTATACCCTTATCCTTACTATCTTAGaacatttcaatggtagatttacctcgAATCATCAGACCATTCGAACTTTACTTAAtgggcttagatgtaagacccttagtgaatttagatggtataaagacacttttatgagtagagttatggaactacccgacaATAAATTTGAGCattggaaagccaagtttatagatggtctcccttccttatttgctgaaagagtgaGGAATGTGTTAAAAGGTAGTTGCGGCgagattctgtataataattatacatatggtaagcttataggtgtttgtacagaagaaggaTTAAAATTGTGTAATGAGTTAaggctttctagacagcttaagattgataagcttaaagtAAAGTCCCAATTAGGAGACTTCTGTACCCAGTTCGATTTACCCGAaacttccactcaaaataggaagaagaaaaccaaatatcataggtaTCCTTACCCGGacagcccgtataagaaaaagaggtctagatataggcctaaggaagaacgtgatactaaaaaagcgcatcggaaatctactcgatttgcaAAGAATAGATCCAAAagtgatctcgctgatattaagtgttataaatgtggaaagtttggtcatatttctccaaattgcaagcttcaaaagctaaaaaccttagaactcgatgatgagttacacgataaggtttatg